CTCGATCTCTTCCGGACTACGGCTGGCAGGTCAGCAGCATACCGCAATGGGGCGCCATCGCCGACCATGTGCGCCCGGCCTTCGATCAGGCTGAGCGCCTGCCGGATGCGCCAGATCTCGCCGCAAGCCTGGAACGTATCAAGTCCGAGAACCCCACTCCCGAAGCGCGCGCCCTGGCGGCCCTGAGGCTGGTTCAGGACGAGGTGCGCTATATGGCCTTGACGCTTGGCGAAGGGGGCTGGCTGCCGACCTCGGCCCAGGATGTCTGGGCCAGTCGTCAGGGCGACTGCAAGGGCAAGACCGTTCTTTTGGTCGCGCTGCTTCGGGCGCTCGACATCGACGCGGTTCCAGTGCTGGTCTCGTCCAACAATCTGCCGCTCGACCAATATCTGCCAATGGTCAGCGTGTTCGACCATGTGGTCGTCAGGGCGCGGATCGGTCAGCAGAGCTATCTGATGGACGGGTCCCGGATCGGGGATCGAAGCCTGACGCCGGACGCGCCGTTGGTTCACGAATATATCCTGCCCATCACCGAGCGCGCGCGTCTGGAGCGCGTTCCGCTCAGCCTTCCCTCGCGTCCCATGGGCGCCATGACGGTCGAGGTCGACCTGTCGGAGGGCGTTTACAGCCCCGCACGCGTCACGATCACCGATATCGATCGGGGTGACAGCGCCGCCGAAATGCAGGCCGTCGCGGCGCAGGCGCCGACGACCGAACTGACGCGGCTCTACGATGAGCGGTGGAAGACGCTGCTGAAGAGCAGCGGCGAGGTCTCCGACGTAAGAAGCCAATGGGAATACCGCGACGATACGCATGAATTCGTCGCCAGCGCGACGGCGCGCATGGTCTTCGACTGGAGCGGCGGGCCGATCAACATCCCCTTGGCCCACGTCACGTGGCAGGGGTTCGACCTGAACGCCGATGAGCGATTCAAGGACGCGGATTACGCGAAAGACTTCCCCGGCTTCAGCTCCTTCCGCACCGTCGTCATCCTCCCCGAAGGCCGGGACGACATCGACTTCTCGGTTGAGCCCTACGAGGTCGAGGCGGGCGCCACCCGCTATTTCCGCACCGTTCAGCGGAACGGAAACCGGCTGGAGACTGATCGGGGGTCCATCACCCTTCGACCCTATGCGACGGCGACAGAGGTTAGGGCCGAACAGTCGAACATGGACCGGTTCAAGGACCTGAAGGCGACCATGAGGGTGAGGCCGGGCTATGTGATGACGGCCACGGACCGTCAAACCCTGGCGACCCCGCCCGAAGGCGATCCGGAGGCCGCGCTTCGTCGCGGTTACGCGCTCAATGATCAGGGCGACCATCTGGGGGCCATCGCCCAGTTTGACGCTGCGATCGCTGGCTTTCCGACGCCCAACGCCAATGCGCTCGCCAACCGCGCCCTAGCCTATCTGGCCCTGAACACGTTTGAAAAGGCGCGCGCCGATATCGCCGCAGCGGAGGCCGTCAATCCCAATGAGGTGATCCTTCTTCACGCCAAAGGCCGGTTGGCGGAAATCGGGAACGACGATCTAGAGGCTGTGCTGGCGTTCACGGGGGCGCTGCGATCCTGGCCGGAGGATATTCACGCTCTTTATCGTCGGGCTGCCGCCTATGAGCGCATGGGTCAGTCGGCCCGTGCGCTTGCCGACCTGGAACGGGTCGCTGCGCTTCAGCCGCAAGACCAAACAGCCCAGATGGCGCTGGCGGTGCAGCTCATGCGCATGGGGCGGACGCAAGCGGCCTATGACCAGGCGAAGGTCTTGGCGCAATCGCTCGGACATGCCGAAGCGCAGGTGGGGATATTCATCGCCATGACGCAGTCTCTAGCCTCAGGCTTGAAGGCGTCGGATCCGGCCAAGGCGGAGACTGTGCTCACTAACGCCCTGTCGGTCGAGACCGACTTCCCCGCTCTGCTGATCGATCGGGCGGGTGTCCGCGACAGGCTCGGCGACACGCGCGGCGCTGGCGAGGACAGGGCGCGCTTTACGGCGCTGACCACCATCGATCTCGACGACGTTGCACAAGCCTGCGTGTCGGACCGGCTTCTCCGGATCAGTCGGGACGTCGCTTTGGACATGTGCGACAAGGCGATCCAGCAGAAGAGCGACGATGTCGAGCTCCACATGCGGCGCGGGTTTTTGCTTCGGTTCCTCAATCGCAAGACCGAAGCCGTTACGGCCTATCGCAGGGCGACGGACCTCGATCCGTCCAATCAGAAGGCGAAATACGGTCTCGGCCGGATACTTAGGGAGACCGGACAGACCGACGAAGGCGAGGCGCTCATGGCTGCGGCCTTGGCCGCCGACGCAACGGCGGGCGAGACTGCCGACGAGGGTATGATCGCTGTCCGTGTCGCCGGCTGAAGCGAAAACGGCGCGCTGGAGGGGCTGGGGTCTGTACCAATGGGTTGATTGACCGGCTGTGATTCAAGCCTCTGAGGAAGCTTGGACATGGCGGATCACTTCTGGCTCTCGGACGTACAGTGGGTGGTTGTCGAGACGCACATCCCCAAGATCCACGCGGGCAAGCGCCGAGTCGATGATCGACGAGTGATCTCTGGCATTGTGCATAAGGTATGCGAGAGCTGTCGCTGGCATCCTTTTCCGGATGTCTATGGTCTTCACATAACAATGTTCAATCGTTAAAGCCGTTACTGACGACCCTGAACGAAGATGCCGATCCGCCCGTCCTGGCGATGATTTACTCAATCTGGGTCAAGGCGCACCGTTCGGAGTCGGTGCGGAGGAGGGTGCTCGTTCCGAGACATAGGCCGTTCGTGCGGCGGTCGGCCCCGCGTGCTCCAGTTCTCGCCCGGTCAAGCGTCCGACATCGTCGCGGCCCCTGAACTGATCCTCGGCGCCCGACCCAGCCAGAGCCTGTTGGCCGACTGCGCTTACGACGGCGACGCCCTGCGGCGCCTGCTCAGCGAGCGCGGCACGACCCCGGTGATCTCCAACAAGGTCAACCGCGTGAACCGCCGCCTACAGGTTCCTCAACGCCGTTGAACGCGCCTTCTGCCGCCCCGGGGACTTCCGCGTCGTCGCCACCCGATATGACAAAACCGCCAGAAACCACCTCGCCGGACTATGGCTCGTCGCCGCAATCACCCTCTGGACCAAATGAGTCCAGACCCTAATCGACCCTCATCGCATCCAGATTACGAAGGCTGCAACGTGGGGAAGGCGAGTGGATGCCGCGCGAGGTGACGAAAGCGTGTGACGAAGCATCTGAATACTTAAGCTTGTTGAAGCATCGCCCGCTCCTGTTATGCAAGCGCTGGATCAGCGGCTCGTGGGGAACGAGCTCTTGCGTGATCGGGTCAAGGGGACAACAGCCCTAACGTCGATTTCGGCCAGATAGGCAGGTAGACTGTCGGCGTCATGGGTCTCCTTGGCGACTACGGCCGGACACTAGCCGTCCGTGGTACTGTCGCGACCTGAATGTCTGACTCTACCACAGTGCGTTGACGAGGCGAACGAGCCGCCCCAACCTGTCGCAGGCTAGAAGCCCTTGGTTGTCACTCCGCGTCGGGCAATTCCCGACAGGAGATTTCAGCATGCTTGCCGTCACCATACCCTGCGCAAATAGCCAAGTCGTCACTGAGATCTAACCTCCGCGCGGTCTGACACGCCATAGATCCGTACTGCGCGCGATCCAGGCCTCGACGTCTTCTCGATCAGGTTGCCGAAGACCATGAAACAGCTGGGTCTCGTGATTGACCCAATGCGGATTGCGTGCCGGGTCCCGCACAGCTTCTTCGCCCCAGATCCGGAACATGGCGTCCAATTCTCTTTGCGCCCGCTGCCTCCGCATCCGGTCGTCATCGTGGCCCCGACTGTGGGATTCCAGATGGATCAACGCTAGATCGGCGGCGTAGATGACCGACCAGCCGGATTCCCGAACGCGCAGACAGAAGTCGATATCGTTGCAGCCGACGGCGAACTCCACGGTGTTTAAACCGCCGACCTGTTCGAACACCTCGCGTCGCACCCCCATGAAGGCGCCGGTCACCGCTGCCGCCGGCCGGTTCCTGCGCCATCGTTCAAGCGGGCCACCGTCGCCGCACGAGGCGCCCAGGCCCTCGTGCACCGGCCTGCCGTTCAGAGCGCCAAGCGCCATCCCTGCGTGTTGCACGCGCCCGCTCGGATAAACCAGACGTGCGCCGACCACGCCGACGCCGGGCTGGAGCAGGATTTGGCGAAGGCGATCGTCCCAGCCTTCAGTAAGCATCCGCACGTCATTGTTGGCGAATAGAAGAATCTCCGCCCCAGCCCCGGCCGCTGCGAGATTGTTCAGCCGGGACCAGTTGAAGGGCTCATCAACGGTCAGTATTCGGATCCGTCCTTCGCGGCGGAGATGTTCGAGCAGGGCAAGGGTCTCTTGATCCCGACTGCCGTTGTCGACCACCACTATCTCGAGCCGGTCGCGGCGGGCGGCCAGGCTTTCAAGGCTGTCGATCATGACCGACAGGACAGCGCCTTCGTCCCGCGTGGGAACGATGGCCAGGATGCCGACATCCTGCGCTTCGGGGAGGTCGGGGACGAGGATTTCCGGCGTCGCCCGTTCCATGACGCGCCTGGCGGCCAGAAGCAGGGGTACATGGGCCACCGAGCCGACGCCGAAGGCCGCCATCAAGGCCGAGCGGGGCTTGGCCGCTTCAGTCGGTCCGGGGCGGGCGCGAGCGTCGAACAGGATGGCGGCCGGAACGCGGGGCGTGGAGCCCAGATCGAAGGGATGGGGGGCGGCGTGGAAGGCGGGGTCGAACCAGACTCTACCCCCCTCAACCGTCCTGTCCTCATCGACGACGAGGTCGTCATCGCCATAGGCCGCCACGGCGCCGGTGACCGCGAGGGCGTGAGACAGCCAACCCAGTGCCTCGCGGTCGAGGGTCGTCCCGGCCTGGATCATCAATACGAGAGTCGCGTCCCAGAGCGGCGGTTCCGCCTCGTCGGACCACACGATCACCCTTTCGGCCCGGACTGCCGATTGCCGTAGACTGGCGAGCGTGATCTCGGTCGTATCGGAAGCGCAGGCGCTTGCGTCCACGATGACTAGGATGTCATCGATCAGACGTTCGCAAGCGGGCGGGGCGAGGATCCGGAGCTCTCGCCGGAATCGGTTGTAGTCCGTGGCGGGGATGGAGGCGGCCCGGGCGGCACGAAGGTCGGCGGCGATGTCGGAAAGCGCCGTCTTGTCGGGGCGCGCCGCCCGCGCTTGGACTAGCTCTGCGTCGACTTCGTCGAAACGGCCGGCCGAATAGAGGGTCCGGATCAACCGGATTTGCACGCCGAGGTCGCGCGGATGCCGCCGCAGATATTTCCTGTAGCTCGCGACCGCCGCGTTCCAGTCGGATTGACGACGCTGCCCATCCGCCAAGGCGACGCCCGAAGCCGAACGCCGCCGCTCACGAAGCGCCGCCGCCATTTCGGCCCAGGCCTCACGAAATTTCTGACGCCAGTTCCGTCCCACGCCGGTCTCCCGGAGCCACGGGCCCCGTCATAAGGTCGCCCCTGCATATACTGGGGGTAGCGAGAGCGGCAAGGCGAGGCTACGACTTTGACAGGAATGGTTGTCAAGCCAGCCGCATCTACTAAAACGACACTCCATGCGCGACAGTTCGACCACTCCCGTCCTTCTTCGGCCGCGCCGCTTCGGGGATGATCGCGGCTGGTTCATGGAAACCTATTCCGAAGCCGCCGCCGCCGGCGCCGGGATCAAAGACCGCTTCGTGCAGGACAACCAGTCGTTCTCGGCCTTCGAAGGCACGATTCGGGGCATTCACTTCCAGAAGGGCCCGCACGCCCAAGCCAAGCTGGTGCGCTGCGTGCGCGGCGCGATCCTAGACTACGCCATTGATCTGAGGCGCGGATCCCCAACCTACGGACATCATGTCGCAGCCAGGCTGACGGCAGAGGGCGGCGAACAGCTCTATGTGCCAGTCGGCTATGGTCACGCCTTCGTCACCCTCGAACCGAACGTCGAGGTGGCCTACAAGGTGACCGATGTCTATGCGCCGGATTGCGACGGCGGGATCCTATGGTCCTGCTCGACGATCGGCATCGACTGGCCCCTGCCCGCCGCCGGACCCATCCTCTCCGACAAGGACAAGATTCTGCCGACCCTAGCCGAATTCGACAGCCCGTTCGACTACGACGGCCGTCCGCTCGAACCCTTGACCGCGCTCTAAGGAAGATCGACATGCGAATTCTGGTCACCGGCGGCGCCGGCTTCATCGGCTCGGCCCTCGTTCGCCGAATGATCGAGCACACGGATCACGAGGTCTTCGTGTTCGACAAGCTGACCTATGCAGGTGTGATGAGCTCCTTGGAGCCGGTCGTTTCCAACAGTCGTTACAGCTTCGTTCAGGCCGACATCTGCGACGCCGCAGCGGTGTCCAAGGCGTTGAACGACTTCAGGCCGGACGTGGTTGCCCACCTGGCGGCGGAAAGCCATGTGGATCGCTCGATCGACGGTCCGGGCGCCTTCGTTCAGACCAATCTGGTCGGCACCTTCGTCATGCTGAACCAGACCCTGGGCTACTGGCGCTGCCTGCCCGAGG
Above is a genomic segment from Candidatus Brevundimonas colombiensis containing:
- a CDS encoding transposase, whose protein sequence is MLQFSPGQASDIVAAPELILGARPSQSLLADCAYDGDALRRLLSERGTTPVISNKVNRVNRRLQVPQRR
- the rfbC gene encoding dTDP-4-dehydrorhamnose 3,5-epimerase gives rise to the protein MRDSSTTPVLLRPRRFGDDRGWFMETYSEAAAAGAGIKDRFVQDNQSFSAFEGTIRGIHFQKGPHAQAKLVRCVRGAILDYAIDLRRGSPTYGHHVAARLTAEGGEQLYVPVGYGHAFVTLEPNVEVAYKVTDVYAPDCDGGILWSCSTIGIDWPLPAAGPILSDKDKILPTLAEFDSPFDYDGRPLEPLTAL
- a CDS encoding glycosyltransferase produces the protein MGRNWRQKFREAWAEMAAALRERRRSASGVALADGQRRQSDWNAAVASYRKYLRRHPRDLGVQIRLIRTLYSAGRFDEVDAELVQARAARPDKTALSDIAADLRAARAASIPATDYNRFRRELRILAPPACERLIDDILVIVDASACASDTTEITLASLRQSAVRAERVIVWSDEAEPPLWDATLVLMIQAGTTLDREALGWLSHALAVTGAVAAYGDDDLVVDEDRTVEGGRVWFDPAFHAAPHPFDLGSTPRVPAAILFDARARPGPTEAAKPRSALMAAFGVGSVAHVPLLLAARRVMERATPEILVPDLPEAQDVGILAIVPTRDEGAVLSVMIDSLESLAARRDRLEIVVVDNGSRDQETLALLEHLRREGRIRILTVDEPFNWSRLNNLAAAGAGAEILLFANNDVRMLTEGWDDRLRQILLQPGVGVVGARLVYPSGRVQHAGMALGALNGRPVHEGLGASCGDGGPLERWRRNRPAAAVTGAFMGVRREVFEQVGGLNTVEFAVGCNDIDFCLRVRESGWSVIYAADLALIHLESHSRGHDDDRMRRQRAQRELDAMFRIWGEEAVRDPARNPHWVNHETQLFHGLRQPDREDVEAWIARSTDLWRVRPRGG
- a CDS encoding DUF3857 domain-containing protein yields the protein MKRGLVLVVWALLVGTSAIAGETIQRGPAPEWLPEVAPHRSNRPDSPTQPLRYEVVESHARAFGDHTETYVHMRLKVLSPLGLQQASRLSLEWNPAFQTPTVHHAHIVRAGETADILEKTDFTILRREAGLEKSQQITGILTGVLINPDIRVGDTIDFAYSLRTQFDVFGNPLEAIGYSRSTLPVDLGVTTLSWPSSMEVQTRVGRHVELPPILQKGDFKVLTYRMTDTDGDAYPINIAPRSLPDYGWQVSSIPQWGAIADHVRPAFDQAERLPDAPDLAASLERIKSENPTPEARALAALRLVQDEVRYMALTLGEGGWLPTSAQDVWASRQGDCKGKTVLLVALLRALDIDAVPVLVSSNNLPLDQYLPMVSVFDHVVVRARIGQQSYLMDGSRIGDRSLTPDAPLVHEYILPITERARLERVPLSLPSRPMGAMTVEVDLSEGVYSPARVTITDIDRGDSAAEMQAVAAQAPTTELTRLYDERWKTLLKSSGEVSDVRSQWEYRDDTHEFVASATARMVFDWSGGPINIPLAHVTWQGFDLNADERFKDADYAKDFPGFSSFRTVVILPEGRDDIDFSVEPYEVEAGATRYFRTVQRNGNRLETDRGSITLRPYATATEVRAEQSNMDRFKDLKATMRVRPGYVMTATDRQTLATPPEGDPEAALRRGYALNDQGDHLGAIAQFDAAIAGFPTPNANALANRALAYLALNTFEKARADIAAAEAVNPNEVILLHAKGRLAEIGNDDLEAVLAFTGALRSWPEDIHALYRRAAAYERMGQSARALADLERVAALQPQDQTAQMALAVQLMRMGRTQAAYDQAKVLAQSLGHAEAQVGIFIAMTQSLASGLKASDPAKAETVLTNALSVETDFPALLIDRAGVRDRLGDTRGAGEDRARFTALTTIDLDDVAQACVSDRLLRISRDVALDMCDKAIQQKSDDVELHMRRGFLLRFLNRKTEAVTAYRRATDLDPSNQKAKYGLGRILRETGQTDEGEALMAAALAADATAGETADEGMIAVRVAG